GCCGTGTTCGCCCGCGAGGCCCGCTCGGCCCCGGCGGAGCAGCTCATGGAGGTCAACCGCGAGGCCTCGGGGCTCGACCAGGAGCACGCGGCCGGGCGGTTCACGCTCACCCGGTACATCCTCTACCTGCTGCCGGTCATCGGCTTCATCGGCACGGTCGAGGGCATCTCGAAGGCCCTCATGAAGATCAGCGAGGTCCTCCCCATGGTGAAGGACCTGGACGCGTTCCTGGGCAACCTGACCGGGGTGACCTCGGCGCTGCAGATCGCCTTCGACAGCACCCTGCTCGCCCTCTTCCTGAGCGCCTCGCTCATGCTGGTGCAGACCCTGGTCTTCCGCCTGGCCGAACGCCACCTGGCGCGGGTGGATCGCTGGGTGGTGGAGCACGTGCTGCCGGGCGTGGGCTCGCGCGACCCGATGGGCGACCGCCTGGAGGACCTGATCGGCCCCCACGTCGAGCGGCTCCGCAACGACCTGGCGTCGATCCTGGAGCCGGCCGCGCGGGCCTTGCAGGGCGAGGCCGAGAAGATCGGCCGCAGCCTGAACGCCCCCGTGGAGCTGCTGGCGACGGCCGTCGACAAGCTGCCGGCCTCGCTCTCGGCCTTCCAGCAGGGCGCCGAGGCCATCGGCCGGGTCGGCGGCGAGTTCGAGGTGCTGGAGGCGTTCGGCGAGGCCTCGCGGCGGTCGGCGTCGTCGCTCTCGCGGATCGAGGACGCGCTGGCCCGCACGGACGAGCCCGACCCCCAGCTCCAGGAGATCAAGCGGGCGCTCGACCGCAACACGGCGGCCGTCGAGGGCATGGCCGCGTCGTGGTCGTCGGCCTACGAGAAGTCGAGCCGGACGACCCAGGAGCAGCTCGCCAAGACGATGAACAACCTGAAGGACGCCCTGGACCTGATCAACGTCAGCATCGAGCAGGCCAACTCGCTGTATCGCAACATCGTCAAGCGGATGTTCGACGAGCGCGGCCGTTCGGGCGGCGACTCGTCCCGCGCGGCCTGAGCCGGGAGATCGCGGTCGCGAGGTCCCGTGGATCGATCTCGAGGAGGTTCGGAAGCCATGCGACGGAATCGGCGAGGGGGCGGCCACCAGGAGTTCGGCGGCTCGGGCGAGGACTCGTTCGTCGCCGTCGTCGTGACCAAGCTCACG
The DNA window shown above is from Paludisphaera mucosa and carries:
- a CDS encoding MotA/TolQ/ExbB proton channel family protein, which produces MAKGASDSPKAAYLAASALLALAFLFPISLMVFDPTLMFERGWEQYVGTGIYFWAVLTLAAELRRLWRDEQAFDDAPALLKGLGAMLKSNAAPAEAKAVAVDGRVLPMRVRQLAVFAREARSAPAEQLMEVNREASGLDQEHAAGRFTLTRYILYLLPVIGFIGTVEGISKALMKISEVLPMVKDLDAFLGNLTGVTSALQIAFDSTLLALFLSASLMLVQTLVFRLAERHLARVDRWVVEHVLPGVGSRDPMGDRLEDLIGPHVERLRNDLASILEPAARALQGEAEKIGRSLNAPVELLATAVDKLPASLSAFQQGAEAIGRVGGEFEVLEAFGEASRRSASSLSRIEDALARTDEPDPQLQEIKRALDRNTAAVEGMAASWSSAYEKSSRTTQEQLAKTMNNLKDALDLINVSIEQANSLYRNIVKRMFDERGRSGGDSSRAA